Genomic segment of Methanobacterium sp.:
AAAATCCCTTTACTCTAATTTAACCTCATAAGTTTGTCTTTTATCCAGCTTAGGCATGGTCACTGTTAAAACACCATTATCGAACTTGGCAGTGACTTCACTGATCTTCACCTTGGAAGGTAGTACCACCACTCTAGATGAAGTTCCATGATGTCTTTCCCTACGATGGTAGGTCACACCTTTTTCTTCGAAATCTTCTTCAGTTTCCTTCTGAAATTTAGCTTGTATCTCCAAGCTTTCCTCACTAAGGTCAATCTTAATGTCATCCCGGTTTACACCGGGAAGGTCAGTTTTCACCACGATCTTATCATTATCTTCAGACACATCCATGGCTGGTTTAACATGCCCTCCAGTGTATTCTGCAATAGCTTGGTCTAAATCAAGCTGTTTTTCTTTAATCGTCTCAAGCATTTCGTTAAAAATCTTTTCGGCTCGGCTTTTTCTATCATCCATGAAAATCTCCCCATATTATTCATAGTGGAACATACACTTTGTTTATTATTTATAGTCACTTATTGTTTTTATTCTTTTTTCCAGACACACTTAGGTATATAATTAAAAATTTAGAGCAAAATAGGCTCTAAATGGTTATAAAGGATTTATCTACATAATTTCAATATCAAAACAGTTCCTTATAGTAATCAAGAAAAAGGGCACACTACTTTTCCTAATTATCATGTACCAGTCTTAGGAGGAGGAGGCATATGAAATAGGATTTAGAGTATTTTTACTTAAAGGCAAGTTTTGATTCTTTAATTTCTTCAATATTATAAAAAAAGGAGTTCATCGATACATGTTTAAATCCCGTGAATGTTATGATTAGTATTTTAAACCATCAGTTGAAGGTTTTTTATGATGATGTAGGCGGCTAATCGCACTTATAAAGTCCCTTAACATTTTTAAGGTCCAAACGGTTGTACACATTATCCTTATTGTTGTCCCATATCTCCCGCATGGTAGTTTCGGTTTCAGTTAAATAATCCCTAATTAACTGGTCGATTCCATCCCTTATCTCAGGAGGTGTTTCAGGAGTGTTTGCTATGAATAAATAAAGAACCAGCAAATCAAATCCTGTTTTGATAAAATCTAACCTTTCCAATCTCTGATCAAAATCAGTTAACGTCATAGTCCACCCACCAAATCATTAAATCCAGCTTGTTTACTTTAGCCACCTAATTGGATAAAAATACCATTCCCATCTAACTTAGAATTATCCATATGGAATATATAATTTATCAATTACTATAGTTTTTCATTATAACTTATGTTTATATAAATACTGTTACCTCCTACTTAGTGTGGATAGAATAAGGCTGTTAATCATTTTTTTCCTTTTTTACAATGATTATAAATTCTTTTTAAAATATTGGTTGATGATTGTTGCCAGTTCGATTATTAATTAAAGCACTTGTTTTAAATTGACAAAATAGTTCCATATAAAGAATATTCCTCAACATTCAACTAATAAAAATCAATACAATATGTTATTGATCTATACAATTATTGGGATCATCTTTGAATATACACTGCAGCAATAATCTAATTTTTCACGGTGGAATCCTTAGGATATTAAAAAGTTTTAGAGTGTTATTCTGGTTAATAAGGGGTGGTGTGGTGGTATATCAAAATGACGTTAGTATACAGGATCTATAAATAATGCCCAAACCAGTGACATCATAAGACTGGAAAATGGAGCCACATTTAATGAACACGACCTTACCACACTGGGTAAAATAACCAATCTTACCTATGATGTGTGGAACGCAGCCCACACCGATCTTCGGGCTGGTTTTAGCTTTACTGCTGGTGCTGGGAGGATTCATAACCCGCCGAAAAACACAAATAAAAGATCAAATATTCCCTTTTCCCCATTTTTTTTATTCTGAAATATTTTTTGTATTAATACAACAACAAAGATTATATCTTCTTTTAATTATAGATTCACAGACAATAAAATCTATATCTATATATGTTAAAAAGACATTAAATTTTAATACACAGAATTAAATTTTAACGTATTAAATCGGGTATAACAGGCCAGGTTGATAGCGTGTATATTGTTTTAACCGGTGATCTCAAATCATCCAAAAAAATGCTAGACCGTAACCTCTCACAGGAAAAACTGAAAGAGGCAATAAACTATGTTAATTCCAGATTCAAGAATTATCTGGTAACAGATTTCATGATAACTGGTGGGGACAGTTTTCAGGGAATGATATCCCGGCTTGATATTCTGGTCGACCTCTACTTCGCCCTTTATAGTCGCATAGGCAATCCATTCTATCTAGGGGTTGGGATGGGTAGTATATCCACCAGTCTCAGTGAATTTGTCCAGGAAATAGATGGGGAAGCATTCCACCTCTCTGCAGATGCACTGCGCACTGCTAAAAAGAAGAAAAGATGGATAGTGATGGAAAATGGTGTTGAGGGTGATGTGGATGTGGCGGAGTGCATCTTAAACCTACTATTTGAAATAGTATGGTCCTGGACTGATAGACAAGCCAATATCATACTATACTACCGGGAGAAAGGTGAAAACCCTCAGACCATTAAACAGGCGGCTGTGAAGTTTGAAACAGGCTCCCGGAATATCTATAAGACCTTAGAGACTGGTAAATATTCTCTGGTGAAATATAGTGAAGGTGTTGCACGTAAACAGTTAAAGAAAATACAACACACAATAATTGATCCAAAATAGGTTCAAAATCATGATTGAACTTTTTATAGTTCAAAATAGTTTTTGATCATGATGGGATTCACAAATGATGGGATTCATAATAATCATTTTAAAATAATATGGTTAGGATGTAAATGCTTTTAACACTGCTAATTCTATTTTTGGGATATACTCTGGTGGCAGTTATGGGAGTGGCCATAAAAATATTCCTGAAACCCTACAGCGCCAACATTGAAAGTAGTGGAATTAAAGGGGCCGGGGCACTGATCGGTGTTTTTGAAAGAATCCTGGTTTTCACCCTGGTCATGACAGACCAGTACGCTGCTATCTCCATTATCTTCGCTGCCAAGTCCATTGCCCGGTTCAGTGAGTTAAATGACCGGGACTTCGCAGAATACTATCTGCTGGGAACTTTCGCCAGCATCACCATAGCCATAGTGGTGGGTATAATATTCAAACTAATCTTTGGGAACATTCCCCTCTTCCCATAGTAGGCCTCGGCCAGCTGATCATTGCTTATTAAAATGCATTGAAAACTGAATTTAATAAAATAAGTAATAAAAATAAGCAGTGTCCCATGGGGGGGAGGGTTAGTGTTATTTTTTTATCAATTAGATTAATGAACAGTCTATATTAATGAACAGTCTACTTTTTTTTTATTTAACTGACATAAAACGATAAATAATTATAGAAAAATATTAAAACTGAAATTAGGAACAGTGGAAGGTTATAAGTAGTGTTATCATCAATCTTAAAGGATTTTTAGACTTATAATGTAATTCAGAATATCCCACAGGACTAGATTCACCGGAAACAATGTAATCTACTTCATTGGTGTTTGCAAGCAGATTTTTATTATAAGTCAGGTCACAAAATCATCCAATAAATTTGATCTACTGATATTTTACAGGGTATTAAATCTTAATTTATAGGAGAAAAAATCCATTAATAACTAATAAGAACCAAGCTTAAGCTTAACACCAACTTGCTCAAGTCCCAGGGTTTATAGAATAATCTCATCTAAAAATAATAGGATACTACTGGAATATTTTCTTTGATATCTAAAGCCCTTTTTTTGATATCTAAAGCATTTTCCTTGATATCTAAAACACTGGTTTTTTTTAGAATGTTATTTGTCCTGATTTAAGAGTTTAAGAGCCTTATTTTTGTTTAATTTGGCTTTGGAAAAGTATGGATCCAACTTTAGAGCTTCATCATATAGTTTTATTGCCTCTTCCAATTCTCCTAGCTCTACCAGCACAGTAGCTTTGTTGTAGATTGCATGAACACATCCAGGATCTAGGGCTATAGTGTGGTTGAAACAGTTTATAGCTTCTATAAGATTTCCAATTTTATAGAAAGCCAAGCCCATATATACCCAAGCATTAACATCCTGTGGATTATTCCAAACTGCTCTTTTATAGTACGCAATGGCTTCCTGGTAATTTCCAGCATCTAAACAAAATGTAGCTCTGTTGTACCAGTTATCCCCATTTTGAATAAAACTGCTAAAAATACCCATTTTATACCTCCAACAATATTTACATACCATAATTAAATAAATTCCAGAAATTTACAGTTGATCAAGGTATTAATAAATTTTAATCACATATATTTAATTTTAAACCCCAATTAATGTGAAAAATAGCACAAAAAGATGTTTTTTATGTTAAAAATTATTTAATAAATGCTTAAATCAAAGTGTTGGGATTGTAACTTCCCATAATCTTTCAATCAATGAATCAATCAGATTCAACTTGGCTAATTTATCAATCCATTGTTGGTGAATCTTTTTTTTACCATAATAGGCTCCTGCCAGCTGGCCATATATTGCTCCAGTGGTGTCTGCATCTTCACCTAAGTTCACTGCTAACAGGCATCCATCCTGGAAGTTTTCACTGTTGTGAAATGCCCATAGGGCTGCTTCCATGGACTTGACCACGTATCCTCTCCCCCTTATTTCAGGGGGTTCTTTTTCCTTGAAGGAACCACAAGCCACTTGGTCAATTTCAGGTTCTAGAGGGTGTTCTGTCCAGTATCCCTCAACTGGGGAGTATCTTGGTGATAATAGTTCATCTTTGCTTTTCCCGGTTACTGCACCATGGATAAGTCCACCATAGTAACGGCAGGCATCCACAGCTAAGGGATGGTTGTGGGTGGTTCGGCTGCTCATACCAGAGCATTCAATTGCACGGAGAGGATCCCCTAAAAAAAATAATGGCACAGGTGCCAGGCGCATGAGGGAACCATTACCGGCTGAGTGTTCATGGTCTGGTCCAGGGTAAGGTTTGCCAGTGTCCCAGAAATTCATCAAGGCCTCATGGGTGGTGTTGCCTATGTCAAAACATTCACCAGTCACTGAGAGGTGTCCATCATTATACCAGCGTGAATATCTCTGCAACTGATCCGCAGGATCGAATTTTCCAGTTTCAATGAGGCTTTCTGTCAGGCAAAGGGCAAGGGAGGTATCATCAGTCCACATTCCCGGGTTAAGATTGAAAGGTCCTCCACCAGTCATATCATTTACTGGTTGGAAGCTACCAGGATCCTTGAACTCCAGGGGCATTCCCAAGGCATCACCCACTGCCAAACCAAGGATTGTGCCATGGAATTTGTCATGAAAAATTGAAGTTTGTGAATTTTGATTCATGTTATTATATTTGAGGTATTTTTTTTATATTATACATTAGGTTTCAATATATTAGGGGTAATAGATCAGGTTTTATAGTTCCTTCCACTACCATATGGTTACTAAATTTGAACAGATCCTCTAAAAAGAATTCTAGAACCATACTTTTTCTTCAATATTATATTCAAGGCC
This window contains:
- a CDS encoding SatD; amino-acid sequence: MLDRNLSQEKLKEAINYVNSRFKNYLVTDFMITGGDSFQGMISRLDILVDLYFALYSRIGNPFYLGVGMGSISTSLSEFVQEIDGEAFHLSADALRTAKKKKRWIVMENGVEGDVDVAECILNLLFEIVWSWTDRQANIILYYREKGENPQTIKQAAVKFETGSRNIYKTLETGKYSLVKYSEGVARKQLKKIQHTIIDPK
- a CDS encoding Hsp20/alpha crystallin family protein, whose translation is MDDRKSRAEKIFNEMLETIKEKQLDLDQAIAEYTGGHVKPAMDVSEDNDKIVVKTDLPGVNRDDIKIDLSEESLEIQAKFQKETEEDFEEKGVTYHRRERHHGTSSRVVVLPSKVKISEVTAKFDNGVLTVTMPKLDKRQTYEVKLE
- a CDS encoding tetratricopeptide repeat protein, with amino-acid sequence MGIFSSFIQNGDNWYNRATFCLDAGNYQEAIAYYKRAVWNNPQDVNAWVYMGLAFYKIGNLIEAINCFNHTIALDPGCVHAIYNKATVLVELGELEEAIKLYDEALKLDPYFSKAKLNKNKALKLLNQDK
- a CDS encoding ADP-ribosylglycohydrolase family protein, with amino-acid sequence MFHDKFHGTILGLAVGDALGMPLEFKDPGSFQPVNDMTGGGPFNLNPGMWTDDTSLALCLTESLIETGKFDPADQLQRYSRWYNDGHLSVTGECFDIGNTTHEALMNFWDTGKPYPGPDHEHSAGNGSLMRLAPVPLFFLGDPLRAIECSGMSSRTTHNHPLAVDACRYYGGLIHGAVTGKSKDELLSPRYSPVEGYWTEHPLEPEIDQVACGSFKEKEPPEIRGRGYVVKSMEAALWAFHNSENFQDGCLLAVNLGEDADTTGAIYGQLAGAYYGKKKIHQQWIDKLAKLNLIDSLIERLWEVTIPTL